One segment of Paramormyrops kingsleyae isolate MSU_618 chromosome 8, PKINGS_0.4, whole genome shotgun sequence DNA contains the following:
- the LOC111837501 gene encoding uncharacterized protein isoform X2, whose product MAVTDRTSPTCTQLDLDLIEEYLRENQGEVLKAEEEPPSTSRGTEDHLNLRESAWLGQVNFEWTFSPIPQWTKEEQLVSGVSIEGMSPVDTRNQYQRRDLPDCVPLTRSTSLGSLLSCSSSSNSDSESQSASLGWDGASASPCADPVCGSPPHAPMAGRKKERLFQFLYEMLQDPGMRNCIWWVHSEDGTFQFSSQNKELLAYLWGWRKGNRKTMTYQKMARALRNYAHTGKICKVKRKLTYRFDKDTLSSLGHSIQSSPL is encoded by the exons ATGGCAGTGACG GACCGGACCTCTCCCACCTGCACGCAGTTGGACTTAGACTTGATTGAGGAGTACCTCCGGGAGAACCAAGGAGAGGTCCTGAAGGCTGAGGAAGAGCCACCATCCACCAGTCGGGGAACAGAGGACCATCTTAATCTCAGAG AAAGCGCTTGGCTGGGACAGGTTAACTTTGAGTGGACCTTCAGTCCAATCCCCCAGTGGACAAAGGAAGAACAGCTTGTCAGTGGTGTCAGTATTGAGGGAATGAGTCCAGTGGATACAAGGAACCAGTACCAGCGACGGGACCTGCCTGACTGT GTGCCGCTGACCAGATCCACATCGCTGGGGAGTCTCTTGTCCTGCAGCAGCAGCTCAAACAGTGACAGCGAGAGCCAGTCCGCCAGTCTGGGCTGGGACGGTGCCTCGGCCTCACCATGTGCGGACCCCGTGTGTGGCAGCCCGCCTCACGCGCCCATGGCAG GTCGGAAGAAGGAGCGGCTCTTCCAGTTCCTATATGAGATGCTACAGGACCCAGGGATGCGTAATTGCATCTGGTGGGTGCACTCTGAAGACGGCACCTTCCAGTTCTCCTCCCAGAACAAAGAACTACTGGCCTACCTGTGGGGCTGGCGCAAGGGCAACCGCAAGACCATGACCTACCAGAAGATGGCGCGTGCCTTGCGCAACTACGCCCACACCGGCAAGATATGCAAGGTGAAGAGGAAACTGACATATCGGTTCGACAAGGACACGCTCAGTAGCCTGGGACACAGCATTCAGTCCTCACCTCTgtga
- the LOC111837501 gene encoding uncharacterized protein isoform X1 → MAVTDRTSPTCTQLDLDLIEEYLRENQGEVLKAEEEPPSTSRGTEDHLNLRESAWLGQVNFEWTFSPIPQWTKEEQLVSGVSIEGMSPVDTRNQYQRRDLPDCQVPLTRSTSLGSLLSCSSSSNSDSESQSASLGWDGASASPCADPVCGSPPHAPMAGRKKERLFQFLYEMLQDPGMRNCIWWVHSEDGTFQFSSQNKELLAYLWGWRKGNRKTMTYQKMARALRNYAHTGKICKVKRKLTYRFDKDTLSSLGHSIQSSPL, encoded by the exons ATGGCAGTGACG GACCGGACCTCTCCCACCTGCACGCAGTTGGACTTAGACTTGATTGAGGAGTACCTCCGGGAGAACCAAGGAGAGGTCCTGAAGGCTGAGGAAGAGCCACCATCCACCAGTCGGGGAACAGAGGACCATCTTAATCTCAGAG AAAGCGCTTGGCTGGGACAGGTTAACTTTGAGTGGACCTTCAGTCCAATCCCCCAGTGGACAAAGGAAGAACAGCTTGTCAGTGGTGTCAGTATTGAGGGAATGAGTCCAGTGGATACAAGGAACCAGTACCAGCGACGGGACCTGCCTGACTGT CAGGTGCCGCTGACCAGATCCACATCGCTGGGGAGTCTCTTGTCCTGCAGCAGCAGCTCAAACAGTGACAGCGAGAGCCAGTCCGCCAGTCTGGGCTGGGACGGTGCCTCGGCCTCACCATGTGCGGACCCCGTGTGTGGCAGCCCGCCTCACGCGCCCATGGCAG GTCGGAAGAAGGAGCGGCTCTTCCAGTTCCTATATGAGATGCTACAGGACCCAGGGATGCGTAATTGCATCTGGTGGGTGCACTCTGAAGACGGCACCTTCCAGTTCTCCTCCCAGAACAAAGAACTACTGGCCTACCTGTGGGGCTGGCGCAAGGGCAACCGCAAGACCATGACCTACCAGAAGATGGCGCGTGCCTTGCGCAACTACGCCCACACCGGCAAGATATGCAAGGTGAAGAGGAAACTGACATATCGGTTCGACAAGGACACGCTCAGTAGCCTGGGACACAGCATTCAGTCCTCACCTCTgtga
- the LOC111837482 gene encoding adenosine receptor A1-like has protein sequence MSPLRGSSVPREHLDVLYISTETAVALAAVLGNVLVVLVVSYSRALRDTTFCFIASLALADIAVGALVIPLAVVVSLGLQTHFYTCLTLSCLLLALTQSSILSLLAIAVDRYLRVRIPTRYNLVVTHPRAWLAVCVCWLLSALTGAVPLLGWHNQPPPRNLSSGAIACTFTAVMSMDYMVYFNFFGWVVAPLVIMVALYAEIFRIIRRQLSKRAEATSDTGKYFNKELKLAKSLGLVVLLFALCWLPLHIMNCILYFCPKCHVPKGVMYLGIFLSHVNSAVNPLVYAFRIERFRTTLVQICHRCAPFGIRASPPPLAEKSAANLQGAMLG, from the exons ATGTCGCCGCTGCGGGGCTCCTCGGTGCCTCGCGAGCACCTGGACGTGCTCTACATCTCCACGGAGACGGCGGTGGCCCTGGCAGCCGTACTGGGCAacgtgctggtggtgctggtggtgagCTACAGCCGAGCGCTGCGCGACACCACCTTCTGCTTCATCGCGTCGCTGGCGCTGGCCGACATCGCCGTGGGCGCCCTGGTCATCCCGCTGGCCGTGGTGGTCAGCTTGGGGCTGCAGACGCACTTCTACACCTGCCTCACTCTCtcctgcctcctgctggcccTCACCCAGAGCTCCATCCTCTCCCTGCTGGCCATCGCTGTCGACCGCTATCTGCGCGTCAGGATCCCCACCAG GTACAACCTGGTGGTGACTCACCCGCGCGCTTGGCTCGCCGTCTGCGTGTGCTGGCTGCTGTCGGCGCTCACGGGCGCCGTGCCACTGCTGGGTTGGCACAACCAGCCGCCACCGCGGAACCTCAGCAGCGGCGCCATCGCCTGCACCTTCACTGCCGTCATGAGCATGGACTACATGGTCTACTTCAACTTCTTCGGCTGGGTGGTGGCGCCACTGGTCATCATGGTCGCCCTGTACGCCGAGATCTTCCGCATCATCCGGCGGCAGCTGAGCAAGCGAGCGGAGGCGACGAGCGACACCGGCAAATACTTCAACAAGGAGCTGAAGCTGGCGAAGTCGCTGGGCCTGGTGGTGCTCCTGttcgccctctgctggctgccGCTGCACATCATGAACTGCATACTCTACTTCTGCCCTAAGTGCCACGTGCCCAAGGGCGTCATGTACTTGGGCATCTTCCTATCGCATGTCAACTCCGCCGTCAATCCTCTCGTCTACGCGTTCCGCATCGAGCGCTTCCGCACCACCCTTGTGCAGATCTGTCACCGGTGCGCACCCTTCGGGATTCGGGCCAGCCCCCCGCCGCTAGCTGAGAAGTCCGCCGCcaacctgcagggggcgatgtTGGGGTGA